A single Phytohabitans houttuyneae DNA region contains:
- a CDS encoding esterase/lipase family protein: MSWSFHARRVATAVAVIVGLLAGTAQPARAAEPAGPPTTSFSFAFAYSLLHPEADTPGANDWACRPTAAHPRPVVLAHGTNENRYNNWARLAPALSAAGYCVFALNYGEIPGAPPASKGLGDIRTSAREFGAFVDQVLAATGATQVDVVGHSQGGIVPRQYLRFEGGAGKVNALVTLGAPHFGTTISGIGTLLEQFGILGLVEPVSGPAIRQQVRGSDFLATLNAGGATVPGVRYTVIATAYDVIITPWDQNFLAPGPGAAVTNITLQDGCALDLSDHLAMPYSPRAIGYVKNALDPAHATPPPCVLHLPLF; encoded by the coding sequence ATGAGTTGGTCGTTCCACGCCCGGCGGGTGGCCACCGCCGTTGCCGTCATCGTCGGCCTGCTCGCCGGCACCGCCCAGCCCGCCCGGGCCGCCGAACCGGCCGGGCCGCCCACCACCAGCTTCTCCTTCGCCTTCGCCTACTCGCTGCTCCACCCGGAGGCCGACACGCCCGGCGCCAACGACTGGGCGTGCCGGCCGACCGCCGCCCATCCGCGCCCGGTGGTCCTGGCCCACGGCACCAACGAAAACCGGTACAACAACTGGGCCCGGCTGGCACCGGCCCTCAGCGCCGCGGGGTACTGCGTCTTCGCGCTCAACTACGGCGAGATCCCGGGCGCTCCCCCGGCTTCCAAGGGACTCGGCGACATCCGCACGTCGGCCCGCGAGTTCGGCGCATTCGTCGACCAGGTTCTCGCCGCGACCGGCGCCACGCAGGTCGACGTGGTCGGCCACTCGCAGGGCGGGATCGTGCCGCGGCAGTACCTCAGGTTCGAGGGCGGCGCCGGCAAGGTGAACGCGCTCGTCACGCTCGGTGCCCCGCACTTCGGCACCACCATCAGCGGCATCGGCACCCTGCTCGAACAGTTCGGCATCCTCGGGCTGGTCGAGCCGGTCAGCGGTCCGGCGATCCGCCAGCAGGTCCGCGGCTCGGACTTCCTCGCCACCCTCAACGCCGGCGGCGCCACCGTGCCCGGCGTCCGCTACACGGTGATCGCTACCGCGTACGACGTCATCATCACCCCGTGGGACCAGAACTTCCTGGCTCCCGGGCCGGGCGCGGCGGTCACCAACATCACCCTTCAGGACGGCTGCGCGTTGGACCTGTCCGACCACCTCGCCATGCCTTACTCACCCCGAGCCATCGGGTACGTCAAGAACGCCCTCGACCCGGCACACGCGACACCACCGCCCTGCGTGCTGCACCTTCCGCTGTTCTGA
- a CDS encoding cellulose-binding domain-containing protein yields MGGRSRQQRRIWSALLAVVAIPATVTGTALVTMPAAAGMGPPVVLNTCAGPTPSGVQCTIGTPISSSASSSTTPPSTCKVTYATQSQWATGFVARVTVHNNGTAPVSGWTVGFTFPGDQRITSLWNGTHVQTGAAVTVSNARWNQVIPPGGSTWFGMYGASTASQPPPTTFTLNNAPCTA; encoded by the coding sequence ATGGGTGGACGCTCGCGGCAACAACGTCGTATCTGGTCGGCTCTGCTGGCCGTCGTGGCAATTCCCGCGACGGTGACCGGCACCGCCCTCGTGACGATGCCCGCCGCGGCCGGCATGGGACCGCCGGTAGTGCTGAACACCTGCGCCGGCCCGACGCCGAGCGGGGTGCAGTGCACGATCGGAACGCCAATCAGCTCGTCCGCGTCGTCGAGCACGACCCCGCCCAGCACCTGCAAGGTCACGTACGCCACGCAGTCGCAGTGGGCCACCGGATTCGTGGCCAGGGTGACCGTCCACAACAACGGCACCGCACCGGTCAGTGGGTGGACGGTCGGCTTCACGTTCCCCGGCGACCAGCGGATCACGAGCTTGTGGAACGGTACGCACGTCCAGACCGGCGCCGCCGTGACGGTGTCGAACGCCCGCTGGAACCAGGTCATCCCGCCCGGCGGCAGTACCTGGTTCGGCATGTACGGCGCGTCGACGGCAAGTCAGCCACCGCCCACGACGTTCACGCTGAACAACGCGCCCTGCACCGCGTAG